The following proteins are co-located in the Candida dubliniensis CD36 chromosome 3, complete sequence genome:
- a CDS encoding beta-glucan synthase, putative (Similar to S. cerevisiae KRE6), with the protein MASQRDLTSNNPHFHISSSRNNTNDDFNSDHNPRNPFGDEPEEELDSASFSSSSQNNQPHHPFASNQTSSTNNLHSTNSIRNESEYGKPFQAYSGYYSNGGSSSYLNQEGVSSDESKLLAGNNRDTSSVGADNRLNPTSPAEFDRYPSMAGSRVVSSTSLVSFNNPSNMMRTHQPHHGSSTSPTSSSMNNDSISDKSTSPFPNDFSPFGGYPASSFPLSIDEKEPDDYLHNPDPVQDAEYEKNRFIHDLKNMDKRSLGGLIGFIVLFIAALAVFIILPALTYSGATNPYHPESYEVLTKYSYPMLSAIRTNLVDPDTPESAYKKKAKDGSEWVLVFSDEFNAEGRTFYEGDDQFFTAPDIHYDATKDLEWYDPDASSTANGTLNLRMDAFKNHNLFYRSGMVQSWNQMCFTQGHLEISARLPNYGNVTGLWPGLWSMGNLGRPGYLGSTEGVWPYSYDSCDAGITPNQSSPDGISYLPGQRLNKCTCPGEAHPNRGIGRGAPEIDVIEAEVMTDSSGKRENCGVASQSLQLAPMDIWYIPDYDWVEIYNFSVSTMNTYTGGPFQQALSATTMLNVTWYEFGDNEHNFQTYGYEYLNDDNTGYLRWFVGNDPTLTVYSQALHPGGNIGWRPLSREPMSLILNLGISNNWAYIDWNSLFFPVTFRIDYVRVYQPPDQINIGCDPSDYPTYDYIQQHLNLYENSNLTTFEDGGYSFPKNRLIGC; encoded by the coding sequence ATGGCATCCCAGAGAGATTTAACTTCAAATAATCCTCATTTCCACATATCGAGTTCTCGGAACAACACAAACGATGACTTCAATTCGGATCATAATCCAAGAAATCCATTTGGCGACGaaccagaagaagaattagatTCAGCGTCCTTTTCGTCATCGTCACAAAATAATCAACCACACCACCCATTTGCATCAAATCAGACCCTGAGCACTAATAATCTTCATAGCACCAACAGTATTCGAAATGAATCTGAATATGGTAAACCATTTCAAGCTTACAGTGGCTACTACTCCAACGGTGGCAGTTCGCTGTACTTGAATCAAGAAGGTGTGAGTTCTGATGAAAGTAAACTATTAGCTGGTAACAATAGAGATACATCTAGTGTTGGTGCTGACAATAGATTAAATCCAACCAGTCCGGCAGAATTCGATAGATACCCTTCAATGGCAGGCTCAAGAGTAGTCTCCTCTACTTCCTTGGTATCGTTCAACAATCCTTCCAATATGATGCGCACCCATCAACCTCATCATGGATCATCTACATCTCCTACTTCAAGTAGTATGAACAATGATTCCATATCAGATAAATCAACTAGCCCCTTCCCTAACGATTTCAGTCCATTTGGGGGATATCCTGCTAGTTCGTTCCCATTGAGTATCGATGAAAAGGAACCCGATGACTATTTGCATAACCCAGACCCTGTACAGGATGCTGAGTACGAAAAGAACCGATTCATACACGATTTAAAGAACATGGATAAACGATCATTGGGTGGGTTGATCGGTtttattgtattatttataGCTGCATTAGCAGTGTTTATCATTTTACCTGCATTGACCTATTCTGGGGCCACCAACCCTTACCATCCAGAAAGTTATGAAGTTTTAACTAAATACCTGTACCCTATGTTGAGTGCTATAAGAACTAATTTGGTTGATCCAGATACCCCTGAATCTGCttataaaaagaaagctaAAGATGGCAGTGAATGGGTATTGGTATTCAGTGATGAATTTAATGCCGAAGGAAGAACTTTTTACGAAGGTGatgatcaatttttcacAGCACCTGATATTCACTATGATGCCACCAAAGATTTAGAATGGTATGACCCTGATGCTAGTTCAACGGCAAATGGTACATTGAACTTGCGTATGGATGCTTTCAAAAATCATAATTTATTCTATCGTTCAGGTATGGTTCAAAGTTGGAACCAAATGTGTTTTACTCAAGGTCATTTGGAGATTCTGGCTCGTTTACCAAATTATGGTAATGTGACAGGGTTATGGCCTGGGTTGTGGTCAATGGGTAATTTAGGTAGACCAGGGTACTTGGGTTCTACTGAAGGAGTTTGGCCATACTCTTACGATTCATGTGATGCTGGTATTACCCCCAATCAATCTTCCCCCGATGGTATTTCTTATTTACCTGGTCAAAGATTAAATAAATGTACATGTCCTGGTGAAGCTCATCCTAATCGAGGCATTGGTAGAGGAGCACCAGAAATCGATGTTATTGAAGCTGAAGTGATGACTGATAGTAGTGGTAAAAGAGAGAATTGTGGTGTTGCCTCACAATCATTGCAATTGGCTCCTATGGACATTTGGTATATACCCGATTACGATTGGGTGGaaatttacaatttttcCGTTTCAACAATGAATACATATACTGGAGGACCGTTCCAACAAGCGTtatcagcaacaacaatgttAAATGTCACTTGGTATGAATTTGGTGACAATGAACACAATTTTCAAACGTATGGTTACGAATATttgaatgatgataatactGGTTATTTGAGATGGTTTGTTGGTAATGATCCAACGTTGACAGTTTATTCACAAGCTTTGCATCCAGGAGGGAATATTGGTTGGAGACCATTGAGTCGAGAACCAATGtcattaattttgaatttaggTATTTCGAATAATTGGGCTTATATTGATTGGaatagtttatttttcCCAGTTACATTTAGAATCGACTATGTGCGTGTTTATCAACCACCAGACCAAATCAATATTGGATGTGATCCTTCGGATTATCCAACTTATGATtatattcaacaacatttgaatttatatgaaaattccaatttaaCAACGTTTGAAGATGGTGGTTATAGTTTCCCTAAGAACCGTTTGATTGGTTGTTAA
- a CDS encoding flavin-containing monooxygenase, putative (Similar to S. cerevisiae FMO1;~In S. cerevisiae: localized to the cytoplasmic face of the ER membrane; catalyzes oxidation of biological thiols to maintain the ER redox buffer ratio for correct folding of disulfide-bonded proteins), which produces MVSLNIDSIGIIGAGPGGLASLYEFLHTNKDGTSTVGTGERAKTPAFSKIVAFEQKDHAGGIWAPATPDADLPIPPQEILNTGKVNDPAYIRPRNEPPQEINGATKETPVVVKTKDNLQNELEWKRSGVYPYLSTNIPSRFTRFSYLPDEEKYHDKSRPIYPFLYHQELSQRFTDFVDKEKLHEFIRLNTTVEDVQKNEETGKWIISVRHKNPTTGANEWYQEEFDAIVVANGHYTIPSIPAFPGLAEFNANYPDVLIHAKSIRELDEYKDKDVLFVGGSISTANIIQYVIPIAKSVTVSKRSKNLVFEYINQALVTPEIGQRGEISKLDPTTGEVHFVDGDSKKFDKIILTTGYHYHYPFLSKYFEVVNPSHLSRVKGLYYHTFNQQDPTIGATGILVSHLNFHTIEASAAALAGVWSGAKELPTLKEQQEWEKQEVEAKGDSLFFHFLDHHNAQEHFVDKLYQFAPKDRYNPLEKEGPLVNEVDDGVDKLEKLFYDIKDKKLDVNDVSLPSLEKLSIESKA; this is translated from the coding sequence ATGGTTTCTTTAAATATCGATTCAATTGGTATCATTGGTGCTGGTCCAGGTGGGTTAGCATCTCTTTATGAATTCTTACATACAAACAAAGATGGTACTTCTACTGTAGGTACAGGAGAAAGAGCTAAAACGCCCGCCTTTTCCAAGATTGTTGCTTTTGAACAAAAAGATCATGCTGGTGGGATTTGGGCACCTGCTACTCCCGATGCCGATTTACCTATTCCACCACAAGAAATTTTAAACACTGGGAAAGTCAATGATCCTGCTTATATTAGACCAAGGAATGAACCACCACAAGAAATCAATGGTGCCACTAAAGAGACACCCGTAGTTGTTAAAACTAAAgataatttacaaaatgaaTTGGAATGGAAAAGAAGTGGAGTTTATCCATATTTATCAACTAACATTCCTAGTAGATTTACTAGATTTAGTTATTTACCcgatgaagaaaaatatcATGATAAATCAAGACCAATTTATCCATTCTTATATCATCAAGAATTATCACAACGTTTCactgattttgttgataaagaaaaattacatgaatttattagattAAATACAACTGTTGAAGATGTGCAAAAAAATGAAGAGACCGGGAAATGGATCATTAGTGTAAGACATAAGAATCCAACTACTGGTGCCAATGAATGGTatcaagaagaatttgatgccattgttgttgcaaatGGACATTATACAATTCCTTCAATTCCAGCATTCCCTGGATTAGCTGAGTTTAATGCCAATTATCCTGACGTTTTGATCCATGCCAAATCAATTCGTGAATTGGATGAatataaagataaagatgTGTTATTTGTTGGTGGATCAATTTCTACAGcaaatattattcaatatGTCATTCCTATTGCCAAATCAGTAACTGTTTCCAAACGTAGTAAGAATTTAGTGTTTGAATACATAAATCAAGCATTGGTGACTCCAGAAATTGGCCAAAGAGGAGAAATCTCAAAGTTGGACCCTACAACTGGAGAAGttcattttgttgatggtgATAGTAAAAAATTTGACAAGATTATTTTAACTACTGgctatcattatcattatccCTTTTTGtccaaatattttgaagTGGTTAATCCAAGTCATTTATCTCGTGTCAAAGGATTATATTATCATACTTTTAATCAACAAGATCCAACTATTGGTGCCACTGGTATTCTTGTGTCTCATTTGAATTTCCATACTATTGAAGCTAGTGCAGCTGCATTAGCTGGAGTTTGGTCAGGTGCTAAAGAATTACCAACATtaaaagaacaacaagaatgGGAAAAACAAGAAGTTGAAGCCAAAGGtgattcattatttttccatttcttgGATCATCATAATGCTCAAGAacattttgttgataaattatatcaGTTTGCACCTAAAGATAGATACAATCCGttagaaaaagaaggtCCTTTAGTCAATGAAGTTGATGATGGGGTTgataaattagaaaaattgttCTATGATATCAAGGATAAAAAACTTGATGTTAATGATGTTCTGTTGCCATCTTTGGAAAAACTTTCAATTGAACTGAAAGCTTAG
- a CDS encoding protein Fyv10 homologue, putative (Similar to S. cerevisiae FYV10;~In S. cerevisiae: protein of unknown function, required for survival upon exposure to K1 killer toxin; involved in proteasome-dependent catabolite inactivation of fructose-1,6-bisphosphatase) has protein sequence MTEPTLNFHIQTHQNQFKIPHELIKKNFKLVQKLIEKQRKQLLDDINKIKKCKTTSPSFKLELIQKLIRNFESFMKKLQNFITKDEEFRSRLLARLENLAELQQYVITNNDNQDGQNHEEGGDNNNNTTTTDDDKLLDFHNPNLINWYRDQTNLLIVDYLIKSNTRTKFNDMGEDEEPENIGLLLLKNLSKTNPKLLKLIDYDLLENFNKVFVSIINNHDLSLIVAWFNENKNLLNKINSNLEFEINYCKFLTLIEKGDINEAINYSRENLSAYGNKENYQQTQASNGNNSTTNGDTSNVNHLTDLERLKGLGGLLVFRSMESNNHNDLNNSNSNDIPLSSKLMLNSTPFKDYQKLLSNERWESLAQCFIENFTKLYGISKNFPIYIYLSAGLSSLKTKSCYHNVENTIFKHFVGKDTDDDGDEKLVDEEVIDRNLSFVLAEATTSNSGKSLLNDPKYRGPNHYYKLLNKINNCPICSPELFKLSQNLPYAQLITSIFNNPFKLPNGNIYPFDKLLAPTDKYLSEKNTLLRANKVKDPLTREIFTIDSCVRVFPA, from the coding sequence ATGACAGAACCAACTTTGAATTTCCATATACAAACCCATCAAAACCAATTCAAAATCCCTCATGAATTGATTAAGAAGAATTTTAAACTTGTGCAAAAGCTAATTGAAAAGCAAAGGAAACAACTActtgatgatattaataaGATCAAGAAATGTAAAACTACATCACCCAGTTttaaattagaattaattcaaaaattgattagGAATTTTGAAAGTTTTATGAAAAAACTACAGAATTTTATTActaaagatgaagaatttcGATCAAGATTACTTGCAAGGTTAGAGAATCTAGCTGAATTACAACAATATGTGATAACCAATAATGACAATCAAGACGGACAAAATCACGAAGAAGGTGgtgacaacaacaataacactaccactaccgatgatgataaattattggaTTTCCATAATCCTAACTTGATAAATTGGTACCGTGATCAAACTAATTTACTTATAGTTGATTACctaattaaatcaaatacaaGAACTAAATTTAATGATATGGGAGAAGACGAAGAACCAGAAAACATTGgactattattattaaagaaCTTATCTAAAACAAATCCTaaattgttaaaattgattgattatgatttattagaGAATTTCAACAAAGTGTTTGTttccattattaataatcatGATTTATCTTTGATTGTTGCTTggtttaatgaaaataaaaatcttttgaacaaaatcaactccaatttggaatttgaaatcaattactGTAAATTTTTGACATTAATTGAGAAAGGTGATATCAATGAGGCAATTAATTATTCACGGGAAAATTTATCTGCTTATggtaataaagaaaattatcAGCAAACACAAGCtagtaatggtaataacaGCACTACTAATGGAGATACAAGTAATGTCAATCATCTAACTGATTTGGAAAGATTAAAAGGGTTAGGAGGATTGTTAGTATTTAGATCAATGGAAAGTAATAACCAcaatgatttaaataactcaaattcaaatgataTTCCATTATCAAGCAAATTAATGCTCAACTCAACTCCATTCAAAGATTATCAAAAACTATTATCAAACGAGAGATGGGAGAGTTTAGCCCAATGTTTTATTGAGAACTTTACTAAGCTATACGGAATAAGTAAAAATTTCCCAATCTATATTTATCTTTCTGCTGGGTTATCAAGTTTAAAAACAAAGTCTTGTTACCACAATGTTGAAAACACTATTTTCAAACATTTCGTTGGTAAGGATACAGATGATGACGGCGATGAGAAGTTGGTAGATGAAGAGGTAATAGATAGGAACTTGTCATTTGTATTGGCAGAAGCAACTACCAGCAATTCTGGTAAACTGTTATTGAATGATCCAAAATATCGTGGtccaaatcattattacaaacttttaaataaaattaacaATTGTCCAATTTGTTCTCCagaattattcaaattaagTCAAAACTTACCTTATGCACAATTGATTACCAGTATATTCAACAATCCGTTCAAATTACCCAATGGTAATATATACccatttgataaattattggCTCCAACagataaatatttatcgGAAAAGAATACATTATTAAGAGCAAATAAAGTTAAAGATCCTTTAACAAGAGAAATATTTACCATAGATAGTTGTGTAAGAGTTTTCCCAGCATAA
- a CDS encoding uncharacterized protein yil096c homologue, putative (In S. cerevisiae: known to associate with precursors of the 60S ribosomal subunit) has translation MARKLKGKSVQAKGLKGALIRHQHSEKINLKTVKNVEISKQNKLDKLKSMKTSKLARKHNKAHQQGTNTKGLMPFNKYGNDKVLLIGEGDFSYAKSLVLQNFIQPENLIATSFDSFEELINKYENANEIIEELKNLGVTVMHEIDGTNLLKSLKLNPNKIKRGKHNDSNDVSKVKKLKLFKDYGNLNYIMFNFPHNGKGIKDVDRNIRDHQRLMLSFFKNCQQLFDVINSDTISGYNTSSSVNSSSFSSMGKIIISMFEGEPYHSWGIKILGKSQGWKVERSGKFDWSMFPEYHHRRTTSMKDTTKPASERDARMYIFEKFTKQDAAKRSKNGNGDDDSDSDD, from the coding sequence ATGGCAAGAAAATTAAAGGGTAAATCAGTTCAAGCAAAAGGGTTAAAAGGTGCACTTATACGACATCAACATagtgaaaaaataaacttgaaaactgttaaaaatgttgaaatctctaaacaaaataaattggataaattaaaatccATGAAGACATCGAAACTTGCCCGAAAACACAATAAAGCCCACCAACAAGGAACAAACACAAAAGGTTTAATGCcattcaataaatatgGAAATGATAAAGTATTATTGATTGGAGAAGGGGATTTTTCATATGCTAAGTCCTTAGTATTAcaaaatttcattcaaCCAGAGAATTTAATTGCTACTAgttttgattcatttgaagaattaataaataaatatgaaaatgccaatgaaataattgaagaattgaaaaatttaggAGTAACAGTCATGCATGAAATTGATGGgacaaatttattaaaaagtttaaaattaaatcctaataaaataaaacgAGGGAAACATAATGACAGTAATGATGTTAGtaaagtgaaaaaattgaaattatttaagGATTATggtaatttgaattatataatgTTTAATTTTCCTCATAATGGGAAAGGAATAAAAGATGTTGATAGAAATATCCGTGATCATCAACGATTAATGTTACTGTTTTTTAAGAATTGTCAACAATTGTTTGATGTAATTAATAGTGATACTATATCTGGATATAACACTTCCAGTAGTGTTAATAGTAGCTCATTTTCGTCAATGGggaaaattattatttcgATGTTTGAAGGTGAACCATATCATTCTTGGGGTATCAAAATATTAGGTAAAAGTCAAGGATGGAAAGTAGAAAGGTCAGGTAAGTTTGATTGGTCAATGTTCCCTGAATACCATCATCGTAGAACTACAAGTATGAAAGACACTACTAAACCAGCAAGTGAAAGAGATGCTAGAATgtatatatttgaaaaatttactAAACAGGATGCAGCAAAACGAAGCAAAAATGGTAATGGTGATGACGATAGTGATAGTGATGATTAG
- a CDS encoding ubiquitin carboxyl-terminal hydrolase, putative (Similar to S. cerevisiae UBP1;~In S. cerevisiae: ubiquitin-specific protease that removes ubiquitin from ubiquitinated proteins; cleaves at the C terminus of ubiquitin fusions irrespective of their size; capable of cleaving polyubiquitin chains) has product MFLSKRIILFLIINFTLLLQLFKLTLFTKNRLVATVSTSLLLFISIYYLTTSTTSTLGSKLSSTFNIIPRFLRSIMNSARFGSRPFSRFSNSSKKSKEQNFAIKNGGEIGGISNDGNTCFMNSVIQSLASSRELLKFIDSYLYTEIELDKKTNGEPITMKSNQPKGELVFTNALKKLLDNINGKYGSRGKEFSTKPLLNKMPNGPKQNFFSGYNQEDAQEFYQLVMNLLEREYKKMSSSRLPTPEPEDMNNEKSQNNNNNGKNKFIDVRNIKSEVVSGCDKLGKLGTVYVPAAQVDPNLNDAEHKVLPLELITPVDGISAERIGCLTCGEVGGIRYSVISGLSLNLPSTSSSYYSGFDLFQLLNEWINPEVIEDVNCNRCGLIQTRTFLKETLEELKNKSDNSDKLISQFEKRLELIEIELNKHCITDEVFEKLTIKKQIKKSRKSKQIMLDRPPPLLCIHINRSVFDPRTYMIVKNPSNVSFPSKLNLSPFIVEPKDINMDARLPFRKQDEHVLSEKSNGNESIEKSDEELVSPSSTSPKSSDSSDSSTSSTGFDKSKYESETITTATVATDLTSNPQNELILNSKLLYNLKAVISHYGTHNYGHYICYRKFRGTWWRISDESVYVVTEEEVLSGQGTFMLFYEYDDGFKEVLQDVSDEEEATEEKASNEDKLKRNNLVGSLSNSEGDEESETKTDTDADIDENDEEEEEDDDIESSNSSLVNIHDGTESDHLLDNDDSDNENNSTTQFNIAEAQVHL; this is encoded by the coding sequence ATGTTTCTTTCTAAAAGAATTATCTTATTCTTAATTATTAACTTtactttattattacaattgttcaaattgaCTTTATTCACCAAAAACAGATTGGTTGCTACCGTTTCGACTTCCTTACTTCTATTTATCtcaatatattatttaactacatcaacaacatctaCATTAGGCTCAAAATTATCATCGACATTTAATATCATACCTCGTTTTCTCCGTAGTATTATGAATTCAGCAAGATTTGGAAGTAGACCATTTTCAAGATTTAGCAATAGctcaaaaaaatcaaaagaacaaaattTTGCAATTAAAAATGGTGGTGAAATTGGAGGAATTAGTAATGACGGGAATACATGTTTTATGAATTCTGTTATTCAATCGTTAGCTTCTTCAAGAGAACTTTTGAAATTCATTGATCTGTATTTATATactgaaattgaattggataAGAAAACCAATGGTGAACCAATAACTATGAAAtccaaccaaccaaaagGAGAACTAGTTTTTACAAAtgcattgaaaaaattgttagATAATATTAATGGGAAATATGGTTCAAGAGGTAAAGAATTCAGTACCAAaccattattaaataaaatgcCTAATGGTCctaaacaaaattttttcagtGGTTATAACCAAGAAGATGCTCAAGAGTTTTATCAACTAGTAATGAATTTGTTGGAAAGagaatacaaaaaaatgagTTCTTCAAGATTGCCAACGCCTGAACCTGAGGACATGAACAATGAGAAACTgcaaaataacaataataatgggaaaaataaatttattgatgttaGAAATATAAAGAGTGAAGTTGTTAGTGGTTGTGACAAATTGGGTAAACTAGGTACAGTATATGTACCAGCAGCACAAGTTGATCCTAATTTGAATGATGCTGAACACAAAGTGTTGCCATTAGAATTAATAACACCAGTTGATGGGATTTCTGCAGAACGTATTGGGTGTTTGACTTGTGGTGAAGTTGGTGGTATTCGTTATTCAGTGATAAGTGGATTGAGTTTAAACTTACCAAGCACTTCATCTTCATATTATTCTGGCtttgatttatttcaattgttgaatgaATGGATAAATCCTGAAGTCATTGAAGATGTGAATTGTAATCGATGTGGATTAATACAAACCAGAacttttttaaaagaaactttagaagaattgaaaaataagtCAGATAATTCTGACAAATTGATAtctcaatttgaaaaaagattagaattaattgaGATTGAATTGAACAAGCATTGTATAACTGATGAAGTTTTCGAAAAATTGACCattaaaaaacaaattaagAAAAGTAGAAAATCTAAACAAATAATGTTAGACCGCCCTCCACCATTATTGTGCATTCATATTAATCGTTCAGTGTTTGATCCAAGAACATATATGATAGTTAAGAACCCAAGCAATGTTTCCTTTCCAAGCAAACTCAATTTGTCACCATTTATTGTCGAACCTAAAGATATAAATATGGATGCAAGGTTACCATTTAGAAAACAGGATGAACATGTATTATCAGAAAAATCCAATGGAAATGAGTCAATTGAAAAGTCTGATGAGGAACTTGTATCACCTTCATCAACGTCTCCAAAATCATCCGATTCATCAGACTCATCAACAAGCTCAACTggatttgataaatcaaaatatgaATCAGAAACAATCACTACTGCCACAGTGGCTACCGATTTGACAAGTAACCCACAGAATgagttgatattgaattcTAAATTGTTATATAATTTAAAGGCAGTCATATCTCATTATGGGACTCATAATTATGGTCATTATATTTGTTATCGTAAGTTTAGAGGTACATGGTGGAGAATAAGTGATGAATCTGTTTATGTGGTCACAGAGGAAGAAGTGTTGAGTGGTCAAGGTACTTTTATGCTATTTTATGAATATGATGATGGATTCAAAGAAGTTTTACAAGATGTGtctgatgaagaagaagcaacagaagaaaaagCCAGCAATGAAGACAAACTTAAGAGGAACAATTTAGTTGGGTCGTTAAGTAACAGCGAAGGTGATGAGGAAAGTGAAACTAAAACTGATACTGATGCTGATATcgatgaaaatgatgaagaagaagaagaagatgatgatatagAGTCATCTAATAGTTCACTTGTGAATATCCATGATGGTACAGAAAGCGACCACCTTCTTGATAATGACGATAGCgataatgaaaacaataGCACCACCCAATTCAACATTGCCGAAGCACAAGTACATTTgtga